The following proteins come from a genomic window of Streptomyces sp. GS7:
- a CDS encoding extracellular solute-binding protein translates to MKRGLIAATAVAGMLMSIAACGSSGGNGADGFKGRKLTVWVMDGSNPAQWTKQVSEQFAKKTGATVEFKVQQWNGIQQKLSTALSEDTPPDVVEIGNTQTAAYAKAGALADLGDLKKEIGADWSDAFNKAAMVDGKQYALPWYAGNRVVMYNKKIWAQAGITSLPTTRAELFKAFDAIRSKTDAEPLYLPGQNWYFFDGLTIGTGADLVKQAGGKWVSNLGDPKVAKAMDIYKQYQAFSTAPKNKDEATPQQAEVFAKGKTGAIIAMGYEAAEAVKTNPKIKDDIGFFTIPGETAAKPEGVFLGGSNFAVAGMGKNQELAKEFLKVALSKDNDAQMVREAGWTPKSPALAGAAKENPAAAAAAPAAAKSGGTTPLIPQWAAVENVPNPIKDYMTAVLGGKAPADAAKDIESEINARLAKQ, encoded by the coding sequence ATGAAGCGTGGACTCATAGCGGCGACGGCGGTCGCGGGAATGCTGATGAGCATCGCTGCCTGTGGGTCGAGCGGCGGCAACGGCGCGGACGGCTTCAAGGGCCGGAAGCTGACCGTTTGGGTGATGGACGGTTCCAATCCGGCGCAGTGGACCAAACAGGTCTCCGAGCAATTCGCGAAGAAGACCGGCGCCACCGTCGAATTCAAGGTCCAGCAGTGGAACGGCATTCAGCAGAAACTGAGCACTGCCCTTTCCGAGGACACCCCGCCGGACGTCGTGGAGATCGGCAACACCCAGACCGCCGCCTATGCCAAGGCCGGCGCACTGGCCGACCTCGGCGATCTGAAGAAGGAAATCGGCGCGGACTGGAGCGACGCCTTCAACAAGGCCGCGATGGTCGACGGGAAGCAGTACGCGCTGCCGTGGTACGCCGGCAACCGCGTGGTGATGTACAACAAGAAGATCTGGGCCCAGGCCGGGATCACGTCCCTGCCCACCACACGCGCCGAACTCTTCAAGGCGTTCGATGCCATCAGGAGCAAGACCGATGCCGAACCGCTCTATCTCCCGGGCCAGAACTGGTACTTCTTCGACGGCCTGACCATCGGCACCGGCGCCGACCTGGTGAAGCAGGCGGGCGGTAAATGGGTGTCCAACCTCGGTGACCCCAAGGTCGCCAAGGCCATGGACATCTACAAGCAGTACCAGGCGTTCAGTACCGCCCCGAAGAACAAGGACGAGGCCACTCCACAGCAGGCCGAGGTCTTCGCCAAGGGGAAGACCGGCGCCATCATCGCCATGGGATACGAGGCCGCCGAGGCCGTCAAGACCAACCCGAAGATCAAGGACGACATCGGGTTCTTCACCATCCCGGGGGAGACCGCCGCCAAGCCCGAGGGCGTTTTCCTGGGCGGTTCCAACTTCGCGGTCGCCGGAATGGGCAAGAACCAGGAACTCGCCAAGGAGTTCCTCAAGGTCGCACTTTCCAAGGACAACGACGCGCAGATGGTCAGGGAAGCCGGCTGGACGCCCAAGTCCCCGGCCCTGGCCGGCGCCGCCAAGGAGAACCCGGCCGCCGCGGCTGCCGCACCCGCCGCCGCGAAGTCCGGCGGAACCACCCCGCTGATCCCCCAGTGGGCCGCGGTCGAGAACGTGCCGAACCCGATCAAGGACTACATGACCGCCGTCCTCGGCGGCAAGGCCCCGGCGGACGCCGCCAAGGACATCGAGTCCGAGATCAACGCGCGGCTCGCCAAGCAGTAG
- a CDS encoding glycoside hydrolase family 3 protein: MATVIRSADTLTRDALAVLQPGFTGTTAPDWLLRRLDEGLVSVGLFGRNVHSPEQLAALTGQLRGIREDLLVAVDEEGGDVTRLEVRGGSSFPGNLALGAVDDTALTRDVARELGRRLADCGINLNWAPSADVNSNPANPVIGVRSFGADPLRVARHTAAYVEGLQSAGVAACTKHFPGHGDTAVDSHHDLPRITADLATLQERELVPFRAAIAAGTRAVMSAHILLPALDAEHPATLSPAALHGLLRAPATDGGLGFDGLIVTDGMEMRAISAIYGIERGSVLAVAAGADAICVGGGLADEDTVLRLRDALVRAVRDGELPEERLADAAARVRALARWTRSAGAGEGAAPAPGIGLTAARRALRLTSVTPFEPLTAPAYVAAFTPLANIAVGDDTPWGVAAELSRLLPGTRTATYTAHDAARTGPADLVEALLTDAAGRPVVAVVRDVHRHPWMADALHTLLTARPRTAVIEMGVPQSPPRGTPHIATYGAARVCGQAAAEALTSASPHPTARG; this comes from the coding sequence ATGGCCACCGTCATCCGTTCCGCCGACACCCTCACCCGGGACGCCCTCGCCGTGCTCCAGCCCGGCTTCACCGGCACCACCGCCCCCGACTGGCTGCTGCGCCGCCTCGACGAGGGCCTGGTGTCCGTCGGCCTCTTCGGACGCAATGTGCACAGCCCCGAGCAACTCGCCGCCCTCACCGGCCAGTTGCGGGGCATCCGCGAGGACCTGCTGGTCGCCGTCGACGAGGAGGGCGGCGACGTCACCCGCCTCGAAGTGCGCGGCGGCTCCTCCTTCCCCGGCAACCTCGCGCTCGGCGCCGTCGACGACACCGCGCTGACCCGCGACGTCGCCCGCGAACTCGGCCGCCGGCTGGCCGACTGCGGCATCAACCTCAACTGGGCCCCCTCCGCCGACGTCAACTCCAACCCCGCCAACCCCGTCATCGGCGTCCGCTCCTTCGGCGCCGACCCGCTGCGCGTCGCCCGGCACACCGCCGCCTACGTCGAGGGCCTGCAGTCCGCCGGCGTCGCCGCCTGCACCAAGCACTTCCCCGGCCACGGCGACACCGCCGTCGACTCGCACCACGACCTGCCGCGCATCACCGCCGACCTGGCCACCCTTCAGGAGCGCGAACTGGTGCCGTTCCGCGCCGCGATCGCCGCCGGCACCCGGGCCGTGATGAGCGCGCACATCCTGCTGCCCGCCCTGGACGCCGAGCACCCGGCCACGCTCAGCCCGGCCGCCCTGCACGGCCTGCTGCGCGCCCCCGCCACCGACGGCGGCCTCGGCTTCGACGGCCTGATCGTCACCGACGGCATGGAGATGCGCGCCATCTCCGCCATCTACGGCATCGAACGCGGCAGCGTCCTGGCCGTCGCGGCCGGCGCCGACGCGATCTGCGTGGGCGGCGGACTGGCCGACGAGGACACCGTGCTGCGGCTGCGCGACGCCCTCGTACGGGCGGTGCGCGACGGCGAACTGCCGGAGGAGCGGCTCGCCGACGCCGCGGCACGGGTGCGCGCCCTGGCGCGCTGGACCCGGAGTGCGGGCGCGGGGGAGGGTGCCGCGCCCGCACCCGGCATCGGCCTCACCGCGGCCCGCCGTGCCTTGCGCCTGACATCCGTCACCCCCTTTGAACCCCTGACCGCCCCGGCCTATGTCGCGGCGTTCACCCCCCTCGCCAACATCGCGGTCGGTGACGACACCCCCTGGGGCGTCGCCGCCGAACTGTCCCGGCTCCTCCCCGGCACCCGGACCGCCACCTACACCGCGCACGACGCCGCCCGGACCGGCCCCGCCGACCTCGTCGAGGCCCTGCTCACCGACGCCGCCGGCCGCCCCGTCGTGGCCGTGGTCCGCGACGTCCACCGCCACCCCTGGATGGCCGACGCCCTGCACACCCTGCTGACCGCCCGCCCCCGCACCGCGGTCATCGAGATGGGCGTCCCCCAGTCCCCGCCTCGGGGCACCCCCCACATCGCCACATACGGCGCCGCCCGGGTCTGCGGCCAGGCAGCGGCCGAGGCCCTGACGTCCGCGAGCCCGCACCCGACGGCGCGGGGCTGA
- a CDS encoding TetR/AcrR family transcriptional regulator — protein sequence MVAKETKQRGRPRAFDRETALEQAMRSFWECGYEATSISDLTRVMGISAPSLYAAFGDKRALFDEAVAEYGRLYGGFISRAIAEEPTARRGIERALREAAVEYTVPGRPRGCLVISAALNTTPASAEVAASLREMRQSNVREMERVIRADIAAGELPAGTDARGLAEYVGVVVAGMSQSARDGSDRTTLEAVAELAMRALPRRPSQGASGGGGRRRAAGGRGQGPGQGPRE from the coding sequence ATGGTGGCCAAGGAGACGAAGCAGCGCGGCCGGCCCCGGGCCTTCGACCGGGAGACGGCGCTGGAGCAGGCGATGCGGTCCTTCTGGGAGTGCGGCTACGAGGCCACCTCGATCTCCGACCTCACCCGCGTGATGGGCATCAGCGCCCCCAGCCTCTACGCCGCCTTCGGCGACAAGCGGGCGCTGTTCGACGAGGCGGTGGCCGAGTACGGGCGGCTGTACGGCGGCTTCATCTCCCGCGCGATCGCCGAGGAGCCGACCGCCCGCCGCGGTATCGAGCGGGCGCTGCGCGAGGCAGCGGTCGAGTACACCGTGCCGGGCCGCCCCCGGGGCTGCCTGGTGATCAGCGCCGCGCTGAACACCACCCCCGCCTCCGCCGAAGTCGCCGCGTCCCTGCGGGAGATGCGGCAGAGCAATGTCCGGGAGATGGAGCGCGTGATCCGGGCGGACATCGCGGCCGGCGAGCTTCCGGCCGGTACGGACGCACGCGGCCTGGCGGAGTATGTGGGCGTCGTCGTCGCCGGTATGTCGCAGTCCGCCCGCGACGGTTCCGACCGTACGACCCTGGAGGCGGTCGCCGAGCTGGCGATGCGCGCCCTGCCGCGGCGGCCTTCACAGGGGGCATCCGGTGGGGGAGGGCGGAGGAGAGCGGCGGGCGGCAGAGGGCAAGGCCCCGGGCAGGGACCGAGAGAGTGA
- a CDS encoding SDR family oxidoreductase yields the protein MGALDGKTALVTGGGRGIGRAISERLGKDGARVGVHYGRDEAAAKEAVAAIEAAGGQAFTVRAELGVPGDAEALWAAFDAQADGLDILVNNAGINKAVDGTLKKIATVTEEDYDRLFAVNTKAPFFVTQSGLSRLRDGGRIINTSTGLTHGAAKPELIAYAMTKGALDVFTRTLAKDLGPRGITVNAVAPGATDTDMNAAWLRGEGSEAARAATGAISPLGRVADATDIGDIVAFLASNDSRWVTGQWIDATGGALL from the coding sequence ATGGGCGCGCTCGACGGCAAGACGGCACTGGTGACGGGCGGCGGCAGGGGGATCGGCCGGGCGATCTCGGAGCGGCTGGGGAAGGACGGCGCACGGGTCGGCGTGCATTACGGCCGCGACGAGGCGGCGGCCAAGGAGGCGGTCGCGGCGATCGAGGCGGCGGGCGGCCAGGCGTTCACGGTCCGCGCCGAGTTGGGGGTGCCCGGCGATGCCGAGGCACTGTGGGCCGCGTTCGACGCACAGGCCGACGGACTGGACATCCTGGTCAACAATGCCGGGATCAACAAGGCGGTGGACGGGACGCTCAAGAAGATCGCCACGGTGACGGAGGAGGACTACGACCGACTCTTCGCCGTCAACACCAAGGCGCCGTTCTTCGTCACGCAGTCGGGGCTGAGCAGGCTGCGGGACGGCGGACGGATCATCAACACCTCGACGGGGCTGACGCACGGCGCGGCCAAGCCGGAGCTGATCGCCTACGCGATGACCAAGGGGGCGCTCGATGTCTTCACCCGGACCCTGGCCAAGGACCTCGGCCCGCGCGGGATCACGGTCAACGCCGTGGCCCCCGGGGCGACCGACACGGATATGAACGCCGCCTGGCTGCGCGGCGAGGGGAGCGAGGCGGCGCGCGCGGCGACCGGGGCGATATCCCCGCTGGGCCGGGTCGCGGACGCCACCGACATCGGCGACATCGTGGCCTTCCTGGCCTCGAACGACAGCCGGTGGGTGACGGGCCAGTGGATCGACGCCACGGGCGGCGCGCTGCTGTAA
- the mctP gene encoding monocarboxylate uptake permease MctP, giving the protein MAVFVFFFLAVTVLGFLAARWRQAEQSANLDEWGLGGRSFGTWITWFLLGGDLYTAYTFVAVPAAIYAAGASGFFAVPYTILVYPLIFTFLPRLWSVSHKHGYVTTSDFVRGRFGSKGLSLAVALTGILATMPYIALQLVGIQAVLDVMGIGGGEHTNWFVKDLPLLIAFAVLAAYTYSSGLRAPALIAFVKDGLIYLVIGVAIVYIPIKLGGFDAVFQSAHQALAQTGPTGKLRGELTSGPNAQWAYATLALGSALALFMYPHSITATLSSRSRNVIRRNTTILPLYSLMLGLLALLGFMAIKAGTDIKGNPQLAIPQLFADMFPSWFAGVAFAAIGIGALVPAAIMSIAAANLFTRNVYKDFLRPGATPEQEHRVAKLVSLLVKVGALAFVLTMDKTVAINFQLLGGIWVLQTMPALVGGLFTRWFHRWALLAGWAVGMLYGTLAAYGVASPTQKHFGGSSAEIPGIGQIGYIGLTAFVLNVVVAVVLTFALRAFKAPEGTDETSPDDYTADLGDEGVTADLPPATAGAPAGH; this is encoded by the coding sequence CTGGCCGTCTTCGTCTTCTTCTTCCTGGCCGTCACGGTCCTGGGCTTCCTCGCCGCCCGCTGGCGACAGGCCGAGCAGTCCGCCAACCTCGACGAATGGGGCCTGGGCGGACGCAGCTTCGGCACCTGGATCACCTGGTTCCTGCTCGGCGGCGACCTCTACACCGCGTACACGTTCGTGGCCGTCCCGGCGGCGATCTACGCGGCGGGCGCGTCCGGGTTCTTCGCCGTCCCGTACACCATCCTCGTCTACCCGCTGATCTTCACCTTCCTGCCCCGCCTGTGGTCGGTCTCGCACAAGCACGGGTACGTCACCACCTCGGACTTCGTACGCGGGCGGTTCGGCTCCAAGGGGCTGTCGCTGGCCGTGGCGCTCACCGGCATCCTGGCCACGATGCCGTACATCGCGCTCCAACTGGTCGGCATCCAGGCCGTCCTGGACGTGATGGGCATCGGCGGCGGGGAGCACACCAACTGGTTCGTCAAGGACCTGCCGCTGCTGATCGCGTTCGCCGTGCTGGCCGCGTACACCTATTCCTCGGGCCTGCGCGCGCCCGCGCTGATCGCGTTCGTCAAGGACGGGCTGATCTACCTCGTCATCGGGGTGGCGATCGTCTACATCCCGATCAAACTGGGCGGGTTCGACGCCGTCTTCCAGTCGGCGCACCAGGCGCTGGCCCAGACCGGACCGACCGGCAAATTGCGCGGTGAACTGACCAGCGGCCCCAACGCCCAGTGGGCGTACGCCACTCTGGCGCTCGGATCGGCGCTGGCGCTGTTCATGTACCCGCACTCGATCACCGCGACGCTGTCCTCGCGCAGCCGCAACGTGATCCGCCGCAACACCACGATCCTGCCCCTGTACTCGCTCATGCTGGGGCTGCTGGCGCTGCTCGGCTTCATGGCGATCAAGGCCGGTACGGACATCAAGGGCAACCCGCAGCTGGCGATCCCGCAGCTCTTCGCGGACATGTTCCCCAGCTGGTTCGCCGGGGTCGCCTTCGCCGCGATCGGCATCGGCGCGCTGGTGCCCGCGGCGATCATGTCGATCGCCGCCGCCAACCTCTTCACCCGCAACGTCTACAAGGACTTCCTGCGGCCCGGCGCCACCCCCGAGCAGGAGCACAGGGTCGCCAAGCTGGTCTCCCTCCTGGTCAAGGTCGGCGCGCTGGCCTTCGTCCTCACCATGGACAAGACGGTGGCGATCAACTTCCAGCTGCTGGGCGGCATCTGGGTCCTGCAGACCATGCCGGCGCTGGTGGGCGGCCTCTTCACCCGGTGGTTCCACCGCTGGGCCCTGCTGGCCGGCTGGGCGGTCGGCATGCTCTACGGCACCCTCGCCGCGTACGGGGTGGCCAGCCCGACCCAGAAGCACTTCGGCGGCTCCAGCGCGGAGATCCCCGGCATCGGCCAGATCGGCTACATCGGCCTGACCGCCTTCGTCCTGAACGTGGTGGTGGCGGTCGTCCTGACGTTCGCCCTGCGGGCCTTCAAGGCTCCCGAGGGCACCGACGAGACCTCCCCCGACGACTACACCGCCGACCTCGGCGACGAGGGCGTCACGGCCGACCTGCCGCCCGCCACGGCGGGGGCGCCGGCGGGGCACTGA
- the nagB gene encoding glucosamine-6-phosphate deaminase: MEVVIVPNAAAGGELIAEAIATLMRRKPDALLGVATGSTPLPIYEALAAKVRAGEVDASRTRICQLDEYVGLPAGHPESYRSVVLREVVEPLGLDGTAFMGPDGTAEDVQGACDAYDRALSEAGGVDLQLLGIGTDGHIGFNEPCSSLASRTRIKTLTQQTREDNARFFDSLDEVPHHVITQGIGTILEARHLVLLATGEGKADAIAQCVEGPVAALVPASALQLHRHATVVVDEAAASKLKLGEYFRATYAAKPKWQGL; encoded by the coding sequence GTGGAAGTTGTCATCGTGCCGAACGCCGCGGCAGGCGGCGAGCTCATCGCGGAGGCCATCGCCACCCTGATGCGCCGCAAGCCCGACGCACTGCTCGGCGTGGCCACCGGCTCGACCCCGTTGCCCATCTACGAGGCGCTGGCCGCGAAGGTCCGAGCCGGCGAGGTGGACGCCTCGCGGACGCGGATCTGCCAGCTCGACGAGTATGTGGGCCTGCCGGCCGGGCATCCGGAGTCGTACCGTTCGGTGGTGCTGCGCGAGGTGGTGGAGCCGCTCGGGCTCGACGGGACCGCGTTCATGGGCCCCGACGGCACGGCCGAGGACGTCCAGGGCGCGTGCGACGCGTACGACAGGGCCCTGAGCGAGGCCGGCGGCGTGGACCTCCAGCTGCTCGGCATCGGCACCGACGGGCACATCGGCTTCAACGAGCCGTGTTCGTCGCTCGCTTCGCGTACCCGCATCAAGACCCTGACCCAGCAGACCCGGGAAGACAACGCCCGCTTCTTCGACAGCCTCGACGAGGTGCCGCACCACGTCATCACCCAGGGCATCGGCACCATCCTGGAGGCCCGCCATCTGGTGCTGCTCGCCACGGGCGAGGGCAAGGCGGACGCCATCGCCCAGTGCGTCGAGGGCCCGGTGGCCGCATTGGTCCCCGCCTCGGCGCTCCAGCTCCACCGGCATGCGACGGTGGTCGTCGACGAGGCGGCGGCGTCCAAGCTGAAGCTCGGCGAGTACTTCCGCGCGACGTACGCGGCCAAGCCGAAGTGGCAGGGCCTGTAA
- a CDS encoding Uma2 family endonuclease produces MSALADRPHIMDAEHFEEAARILACLEEGVRWELIDGKARSKPLPDGDHGRIIQWLTRICLQHRPELWLYSQGLKAQTYREGRAHPDGSLAPSGSFGGQGEWADPDPVLMAVEVTSHDSGTEQCYRVEKPRAYAETGIPLYLLIDRKSCQLSVYSEPDGERYELVRTVSYGKSLHLPDPVGITLDTEPLKDWVH; encoded by the coding sequence ATGTCCGCGCTCGCCGACCGCCCGCACATCATGGACGCCGAGCACTTTGAAGAGGCCGCCCGGATACTCGCCTGCCTGGAAGAGGGCGTGCGGTGGGAACTCATCGACGGGAAGGCCAGGAGCAAGCCCCTGCCGGACGGGGACCACGGGCGGATCATTCAGTGGCTCACGCGCATCTGCCTGCAGCACCGCCCCGAACTCTGGCTCTACAGCCAGGGGCTCAAGGCGCAGACGTACCGCGAGGGTCGTGCTCACCCGGACGGCTCGCTGGCCCCCAGTGGCTCTTTTGGGGGCCAGGGCGAATGGGCCGACCCCGACCCCGTGCTGATGGCCGTCGAGGTCACCTCGCACGACTCCGGAACCGAGCAGTGCTACCGGGTGGAGAAGCCCAGGGCCTACGCCGAAACCGGCATCCCGCTCTACCTGTTGATCGACCGGAAGTCGTGCCAGTTGTCGGTCTACAGCGAGCCCGACGGGGAGCGCTACGAGCTCGTGCGCACCGTGTCGTACGGCAAGTCGCTCCACCTACCGGACCCGGTTGGCATCACCCTCGACACCGAGCCGCTGAAGGATTGGGTCCACTGA
- a CDS encoding GntR family transcriptional regulator, with protein sequence METDAGSAENGGGATRTARVPKYYRLKRHLLEITETLPPGTPVPPERTLAAEFDTSRTTVRQALQELVVEGRLERIQGKGTFVAKPKVSQALQLTSYTEDMRAQGLEPTSQLLDIGYVTADDRLAGLLDIAAGGRVLRIERLRLASGEPMAIETTHLSARRFPALRRNLVKYTSLYTALAEVYDVRLAEAEETIETSLATPREAGLLGTDVGLPMLMLSRHSLDAQGRPVEWVRSVYRGDRYKFVARLQRPAD encoded by the coding sequence ATGGAGACCGACGCGGGCAGTGCCGAGAACGGCGGCGGCGCGACGCGCACCGCCCGGGTGCCCAAGTACTACCGCCTCAAGCGGCACTTGCTGGAGATCACCGAGACCCTGCCGCCCGGCACCCCGGTCCCGCCCGAGCGCACCCTCGCCGCGGAGTTCGACACCTCCCGCACCACGGTCCGCCAGGCCCTCCAGGAACTGGTCGTCGAGGGCCGCCTGGAGCGCATCCAGGGCAAGGGCACCTTCGTCGCCAAGCCCAAGGTCTCCCAGGCGCTGCAACTGACCTCCTACACGGAGGACATGCGCGCCCAGGGCCTGGAGCCGACCTCCCAGCTGCTGGACATCGGCTATGTCACCGCCGACGACCGGCTGGCCGGGCTGCTCGACATCGCCGCCGGCGGCCGGGTACTGCGCATCGAGCGGCTGCGGCTGGCCAGCGGCGAGCCGATGGCCATCGAGACCACCCACCTGTCCGCCCGGCGGTTCCCGGCGCTGCGCCGCAACCTCGTCAAGTACACCTCCCTGTACACCGCGCTCGCCGAGGTCTACGACGTCCGGCTCGCGGAGGCCGAGGAGACCATCGAGACCTCGCTCGCCACCCCGCGCGAGGCCGGCCTCCTGGGCACCGACGTCGGCCTGCCGATGCTGATGCTCTCCCGGCACTCCCTCGACGCCCAGGGCCGGCCGGTGGAGTGGGTGCGCTCGGTCTACCGCGGCGACCGCTACAAGTTCGTGGCCCGACTCCAGCGCCCGGCCGACTGA
- a CDS encoding carbohydrate ABC transporter permease produces the protein MRRSLAGRIWPNATAVVLALGFVFPVYWMFSTAFKPTQDIISKDPVWFPLHGTVEHFATAVNAPNFWRLAGNSVIVTVLAVGLSLLIALCGAFAIARMRFKGRKGILLTFMVAQMAPWEVMVISIYLIVRDADLLNSLLPLTFFYMLMVLPFTLLTLRGYVAAVPKELEESAMVDGCSRRQAFVRVVLPLLAPGLMATSLFGFITAWNEFPLVLVLNKEPGAGTLPLWLSQFQTQFGNDWGATMAAATLFAIPILILFLILQRKAVGGLTSGAVKG, from the coding sequence GTGAGGCGCTCGCTCGCCGGCCGGATCTGGCCCAACGCGACGGCGGTGGTCCTCGCGCTCGGCTTCGTCTTCCCCGTGTACTGGATGTTCAGCACGGCCTTCAAGCCGACCCAGGACATCATCAGCAAGGACCCCGTGTGGTTCCCGCTCCACGGCACCGTCGAGCACTTCGCGACCGCGGTGAACGCCCCGAACTTCTGGCGGCTGGCCGGAAATTCCGTCATCGTGACCGTGCTCGCCGTCGGGCTCTCGCTGCTGATCGCGCTCTGCGGCGCGTTCGCCATCGCACGGATGCGCTTCAAGGGCCGCAAGGGAATCCTGCTGACCTTCATGGTCGCCCAGATGGCACCCTGGGAGGTCATGGTGATCTCGATCTACCTGATCGTCCGGGACGCTGACCTGCTCAACAGCCTGCTGCCGCTCACCTTCTTCTACATGCTGATGGTGCTGCCCTTCACCCTCCTCACACTGCGCGGCTATGTCGCCGCGGTCCCCAAGGAGCTGGAGGAGTCCGCGATGGTCGACGGCTGCTCGCGCCGGCAGGCGTTCGTCAGGGTCGTCCTCCCGCTGCTGGCGCCCGGCCTGATGGCCACCTCCCTCTTCGGCTTCATCACCGCCTGGAACGAGTTCCCGCTCGTGCTCGTACTCAACAAGGAGCCCGGCGCCGGCACCCTGCCGCTGTGGCTCTCCCAGTTCCAGACCCAGTTCGGCAACGACTGGGGCGCCACCATGGCCGCCGCCACGCTCTTCGCCATCCCGATCCTGATCCTCTTCCTGATCCTGCAACGCAAGGCGGTCGGCGGTCTCACCTCCGGCGCAGTGAAGGGATAA
- a CDS encoding carbohydrate ABC transporter permease, whose translation MAVQLDGAAGRTAPRTGKEGPPPARRGRAARGAPYLLLLPALLATAVFLGWPMVRNLVLSFQNLNMKELIQHLTDWRGIGNYQEILGSSQFWRVTLRTVVFTGANVVLIMVFGTLIGLLLARLGKKMRLVLSVALVLAWAMPVIAATTVFQWLFDSRYGVVNWVLNRLGWHSMAGYDWVGTQLSTFFVITVLIVWQSLPFVALNLYAATTTIPKELYEAARMDGAGTWKVFTSVTFPFLKPFFLATTFLEVIWVFKAFPQIFAINQGGPNRLTETLPIYAFTEGVGNLHFGMGAAISLLTIAVLLVVTAYYLRLTLRQEEDAL comes from the coding sequence ATGGCAGTGCAGCTCGACGGCGCGGCGGGCAGGACCGCGCCGCGGACCGGCAAGGAGGGCCCGCCGCCCGCGCGGCGCGGCCGGGCAGCCCGCGGCGCGCCGTACCTCCTGCTGCTCCCGGCCCTGCTGGCGACCGCGGTCTTCCTCGGCTGGCCGATGGTCCGCAACCTGGTGCTCTCCTTCCAGAACCTCAACATGAAGGAGCTGATCCAGCACCTCACCGACTGGCGCGGCATCGGCAACTACCAGGAAATCCTGGGCAGCTCGCAGTTCTGGCGGGTCACCCTGCGCACCGTCGTCTTCACCGGCGCCAACGTCGTACTGATCATGGTGTTCGGCACGCTGATCGGGCTGCTGCTCGCCCGGCTCGGCAAGAAGATGCGGCTGGTGCTGTCCGTCGCGCTGGTGCTGGCCTGGGCGATGCCGGTGATCGCCGCCACCACCGTCTTCCAGTGGCTCTTCGACTCCCGCTACGGCGTCGTCAACTGGGTCCTGAACAGGCTCGGTTGGCACTCCATGGCCGGCTACGACTGGGTCGGCACCCAGCTGTCAACCTTCTTCGTCATCACCGTCCTGATCGTCTGGCAGTCGCTGCCCTTCGTGGCCCTCAACCTCTACGCCGCCACCACGACCATCCCCAAGGAGCTCTACGAAGCGGCCCGGATGGACGGCGCCGGCACCTGGAAGGTCTTCACCTCCGTCACCTTCCCGTTCCTCAAGCCCTTCTTCCTCGCCACGACGTTCCTCGAAGTCATCTGGGTCTTCAAGGCGTTTCCGCAGATCTTCGCCATCAACCAGGGCGGCCCGAACCGGCTCACCGAGACGCTGCCGATCTACGCCTTCACCGAGGGCGTCGGCAACCTCCACTTCGGGATGGGCGCCGCGATCTCGCTGCTGACCATCGCCGTACTGCTGGTCGTGACCGCCTACTACCTGCGCCTGACGCTCAGGCAAGAGGAGGACGCGCTGTGA
- a CDS encoding DUF3311 domain-containing protein: protein MTEKADSPDRRPVVTPGRVVAGLCLLAPFVAMLWVSSYARIEPTLIGIPFFYWYQMAWVLISTALTTIAYKLVQREQRARKDGADQ, encoded by the coding sequence ATGACAGAGAAAGCCGATTCACCGGACCGCAGACCGGTCGTCACGCCCGGACGCGTGGTGGCCGGATTGTGCCTGCTCGCTCCGTTCGTGGCGATGCTGTGGGTGAGTTCGTACGCCAGGATCGAGCCGACGCTCATCGGGATCCCGTTCTTCTACTGGTACCAGATGGCGTGGGTGCTGATCTCGACCGCGCTCACCACGATCGCCTACAAACTCGTCCAGCGTGAGCAGCGCGCCCGCAAGGACGGTGCGGACCAGTGA